In Zingiber officinale cultivar Zhangliang chromosome 6A, Zo_v1.1, whole genome shotgun sequence, a single genomic region encodes these proteins:
- the LOC121998645 gene encoding probable disease resistance protein At1g62630 isoform X1, which translates to MLLKLINNHEEISKLKFEHVVWIVASKECKLQKLQMDVAKKYAGKDVINSEQGINQLAREIAKVCSGVPLILITVRRVMSAKRSWRSDALMQLRQSRMLEVTDMKERDPMFAAFLLSYDSLEDDNMRAPLLCGSLWPEGFKIHKVELIQCWIGLGLINEFNSINKEFHRELSHIETLTFACLLELVDSEHTVGIKMHDLIRDMVLWMVSDYGSNQYKWIVKAHAGLNQLELENEE; encoded by the exons ATGCTTTTGAAGCTCATCAATAACCATGAAGAGATCTCCAAGCTCAAGTTTGAGCACGTCGTCTGGATTGTCGCCTCCAAAGAATGCAAATTGCAAAAGCTTCAGATGGACGTGGCTAAGAAG TATGCAGGTAAAGATGTAATCAACTCAGAGCAAGGAATTAATCAATTAGCAAGAGAAATTGCAAAAGTGTGTTCTGGTGTGCCCCTTATTCTCATCACCGTCCGCAGAGTCATGTCCGCAAAGAGGTCATGGAGGTCAGATGCTCTCATGCAGTTGAGGCAATCACGGATGCTAGAAGTCACGGATATGAAAGAAAGAGATCCTATGTTTGCTGCTTTTTTACTTAGTTATGATAGCCTGGAAGATGACAACATGAGAGCTCCCCTATTGTGTGGCTCTTTGTGGCCTGAAGGTTTCAAAATTCACAAAGTTGAATTAATACAGTGTTGGATAGGCCTTGGTCTGATTAATGAGTTTAACTCGATCAATAAAGAATTCCACCGAGAGCTCTCCCATATCGAGACTCTTACATTTGCATGCTTGTTAGAGCTTGTTGATAGTGAACACACGGTAGGTATCAAGATGCATGATCTAATCCGAGACATGGTTTTATGGATGGTCTCGGACTATGGATCCAATCAATACAAGTGGATTGTTAAAGCACATGCTGGATTGAATCAGTTGGAACTAGAGAATGAGGAATGA
- the LOC121998645 gene encoding uncharacterized protein LOC121998645 isoform X2: MNPSIDFRQLLNRICDAASFYLAKPRSSVKDLCKAADQLSAKLKDVDQAMGEPKGNGKTATEEALQWKCEAEAFVSTEVAVIQEDYRAMRCLIGWSWNCISINQRVTKKLEEVKELINRVDVSSVATTRSPPPAVELPISNNVVGMQSDLIQIVKWKDYGN, encoded by the coding sequence ATGAATCCCTCCATCGATTTCCGTCAATTACTGAATAGGATATGCGATGCAGCTTCGTTCTATCTCGCAAAGCCTCGATCTAGCGTCAAAGACTTGTGCAAAGCTGCGGATCAATTGAGCGCTAAACTGAAAGACGTCGACCAAGCCATGGGTGAACCTAAGGGCAATGGGAAAACCGCCACTGAAGAAGCTCTACAGTGGAAGTGCGAGGCCGAGGCGTTTGTATCTACAGAGGTCGCCGTCATCCAAGAGGACTACAGGGCGATGCGGTGCCTCATAGGCTGGTCGTGGAATTGCATCTCCATCAACCAGAGAGTCACCAAGAAACTGGAGGAGGTGAAGGAGTTGATTAACCGAGTGGATGTTTCTAGTGTTGCCACGACACGGTCGCCGCCGCCTGCCGTGGAGCTTCCCATTTCAAATAATGTCGTCGGGATGCAATCAGATCTGATCCAGATTGTGAAATGGAAAGACTACGGCAATTAG